A single window of Actinoallomurus bryophytorum DNA harbors:
- a CDS encoding carboxyl transferase domain-containing protein, with protein MDTTPVTAPVQGIVVSIDVATGQSVPAGTPLLVLESMKMEYVVVAPVAGVVGEVATAAGEVVGEDEVLLSLEEGDVAPAAAPADAAPGERADLAEVLRRHEIGLDAARPDAVRRRRDTGHRTARENIADLCETFTEYGALTIAAQRARRSMEDLIERTPADGMVAGVGDVNGRPAVVMAYDYTVLAGTQGAMNHYKKDRMLELAERRRLPVVLFAEGGGGRPGDTDTTSVSGLDTMAFHLFARLSGQVPLVGIASGRCFAGNAALLGCCDVVIATEDSNIGMGGPAMIEGGGLGVFAPEEVGPMSVQVPNGVVDVPVAGEAEAVRVAKRYLAYFQGSIEDWESADQDLLRDLVPEDRKRVYDVRTVIETIADTGSVLELRRAFGAGIVTALVRIEGVPMGLIANSPAHLGGAIDADDADKAARFMRLCDAFGLPLVSLCDTPGFMVGPDAEETATVRHFSRMFVIGANLSVPLVMVILRKAYGLGAQAMGGGSLKVPVATVAWPTGELGGMGLEGAVRLGYRKELAAAEDPDALFDELVARSYERGKALSAATVYEIDDVIDPAATRHWITTALRDAPRGERRIPLDTW; from the coding sequence ATGGACACCACCCCTGTGACGGCACCCGTACAAGGCATCGTCGTCAGTATCGACGTGGCGACGGGCCAGTCCGTTCCGGCCGGAACGCCACTGCTCGTACTGGAATCGATGAAGATGGAGTACGTGGTCGTGGCGCCGGTCGCCGGGGTCGTGGGTGAGGTCGCGACCGCCGCGGGCGAGGTCGTCGGCGAGGACGAGGTCCTGCTGTCCCTCGAGGAGGGCGACGTCGCCCCCGCCGCCGCCCCGGCGGACGCCGCGCCGGGGGAGCGTGCCGACCTGGCCGAGGTGCTGCGCCGCCACGAGATCGGCCTGGACGCCGCGCGCCCGGACGCCGTACGACGCCGGCGCGACACCGGGCACCGTACGGCGCGGGAGAACATCGCCGACCTGTGCGAGACGTTCACCGAGTACGGCGCGCTGACCATCGCTGCCCAGCGCGCACGGCGGTCGATGGAGGACCTGATCGAGCGGACCCCCGCCGACGGCATGGTCGCCGGGGTCGGGGACGTGAACGGCCGCCCCGCCGTCGTCATGGCCTACGACTACACCGTCCTGGCCGGCACCCAGGGCGCCATGAACCACTACAAGAAGGACCGGATGCTCGAGCTCGCCGAACGCCGGCGGCTGCCCGTCGTCCTGTTCGCCGAGGGCGGCGGCGGACGTCCCGGCGACACCGACACGACCTCGGTCTCCGGCCTGGACACGATGGCGTTCCACCTGTTCGCGCGGCTCAGCGGACAGGTGCCCCTCGTCGGCATCGCCTCGGGACGCTGCTTCGCCGGCAACGCCGCTCTTCTCGGCTGCTGCGACGTCGTCATCGCCACCGAGGACTCCAACATCGGCATGGGCGGCCCGGCGATGATCGAGGGTGGTGGCCTCGGGGTCTTCGCGCCGGAGGAGGTCGGGCCGATGTCGGTCCAGGTGCCGAACGGCGTCGTGGACGTCCCCGTCGCCGGGGAGGCCGAGGCCGTACGCGTGGCCAAGCGGTACCTCGCCTATTTCCAGGGCTCGATTGAGGACTGGGAGAGCGCCGACCAGGATCTTCTGCGCGACCTCGTCCCCGAGGACCGCAAACGGGTCTACGACGTACGCACGGTGATCGAGACGATCGCCGACACGGGCTCGGTGCTCGAACTTCGGCGGGCGTTCGGCGCGGGGATCGTCACGGCGCTGGTCCGGATCGAGGGCGTGCCGATGGGCCTGATCGCCAACAGCCCCGCCCACCTCGGCGGGGCGATCGACGCCGACGACGCGGACAAGGCCGCCCGTTTCATGCGGCTCTGCGACGCCTTCGGGCTGCCCCTGGTGTCGCTGTGCGACACACCGGGCTTCATGGTCGGCCCCGACGCCGAGGAGACCGCGACCGTACGCCATTTCTCCCGCATGTTCGTGATCGGGGCGAACCTGAGCGTCCCTCTCGTCATGGTCATCCTTCGCAAGGCGTACGGCCTGGGCGCGCAGGCCATGGGCGGCGGCAGCCTCAAGGTGCCGGTGGCGACCGTGGCCTGGCCGACCGGAGAGCTGGGCGGCATGGGCCTGGAGGGCGCCGTACGGCTGGGGTACCGCAAGGAGCTGGCGGCGGCCGAGGACCCGGACGCGCTGTTCGACGAGCTCGTCGCGCGCTCCTACGAGCGCGGCAAGGCGCTGTCCGCGGCGACCGTCTACGAGATCGACGACGTGATCGACCCGGCCGCCACCCGTCACTGGATCACCACGGCGCTCCGCGACGCACCGCGAGGGGAACGCCGGATTCCGCTCGACACCTGGTGA
- a CDS encoding chorismate-binding protein has translation MFAHAGGVLATDLTDVTSDLTALDSTGFWAVVITYEGKITCARFGDVRRAPLPYAPWRGPSRSAWTSSLDRSAYVSGVETIRAAIAEGTVYQANLCRVMSAPLPGADLLGLGNALAAGNPAPYGAVMRLPGMQIASASPELYLSRDGDIVESRPIKGTGRTPSDLLPKDRAENVMIVDLVRNDLGRVAEVGSVAVPALCELEEHPGLVHLVSTVRARLPHGAGWPELIAATFPPGSITGAPKSSALTLLNELEPVPRGPYCGAIGWVDAESRRGALAVGIRTFWAEDDLLRFGTGAGITWHSDPLREWRETELKAARLLEVASR, from the coding sequence ATGTTCGCCCATGCCGGGGGAGTGCTGGCGACCGACCTGACCGACGTGACCAGCGACCTCACCGCGCTGGACTCCACGGGGTTCTGGGCCGTCGTGATCACCTACGAAGGCAAGATCACCTGCGCCCGGTTCGGCGACGTACGCAGGGCGCCACTCCCGTACGCGCCCTGGCGGGGGCCCTCGCGCAGCGCCTGGACCAGCTCGCTCGACCGTTCGGCGTACGTCTCGGGCGTCGAGACGATCCGCGCCGCGATCGCCGAGGGAACGGTGTACCAGGCCAACCTGTGCCGCGTCATGTCCGCGCCGCTGCCCGGAGCCGACCTGCTCGGCCTCGGGAACGCCCTGGCCGCCGGCAACCCGGCACCGTACGGCGCGGTCATGCGGCTACCGGGCATGCAGATCGCCTCGGCTTCGCCAGAGCTTTACCTCTCGCGGGACGGTGACATCGTGGAGTCCCGGCCGATCAAGGGCACCGGCCGTACCCCGTCGGACCTGCTGCCGAAGGACCGCGCCGAGAACGTCATGATCGTCGACCTGGTCCGCAACGACCTGGGCAGGGTCGCCGAGGTCGGCTCGGTCGCGGTACCGGCGCTGTGCGAGCTGGAGGAGCATCCGGGCCTGGTGCATCTCGTGTCGACCGTACGGGCCCGCCTGCCGCACGGTGCCGGCTGGCCGGAGCTCATCGCCGCGACGTTTCCGCCCGGGTCGATCACCGGGGCGCCCAAGTCGAGTGCCCTGACCCTTCTCAATGAACTCGAACCGGTGCCGCGCGGGCCGTACTGTGGTGCCATCGGCTGGGTGGACGCGGAGTCCCGGCGTGGCGCTCTCGCCGTCGGTATCCGGACTTTCTGGGCTGAGGACGATCTGCTCAGGTTCGGCACCGGGGCGGGCATCACGTGGCATTCTGACCCCCTGCGCGAATGGCGGGAGACCGAGCTGAAGGCGGCTCGGCTATTGGAGGTAGCTTCGCGATGA
- a CDS encoding aminotransferase class IV, whose amino-acid sequence MSSGPVWINGALHAPEDARVSVFDHGILVGDGVFETIKAVRGEAFALTRHLDRLAVSAAGLGLPSPDLEAIRQGTLDVLAAAPAWDLARIRITYTSGVGPLGSDRGTSGSTAIVAAASQQPFPATGDVSVVPWPRNERGALSGLKTTSYGDNAKALEYAHSRGGAEAIFGNLAGNLCEGTGSNVFLVRGGRLITPPLSSGCLAGITRALVLEWVGGEEVDVPLPAFAEADEAFLTSTTRDVQPIRAVDGAVFPAAPGPVTRKAIEVFASRGAADLDP is encoded by the coding sequence ATGAGTTCGGGTCCGGTATGGATCAACGGGGCGCTGCACGCGCCCGAGGACGCACGGGTGTCCGTGTTCGACCACGGAATCCTCGTGGGCGACGGCGTGTTCGAGACGATCAAGGCCGTACGCGGCGAGGCGTTCGCGCTGACCCGCCATCTCGACCGCCTGGCCGTCTCGGCGGCCGGGCTGGGCCTGCCCTCGCCGGACCTGGAGGCCATCCGGCAGGGCACGCTCGACGTGCTCGCCGCCGCCCCTGCCTGGGATCTCGCCCGGATCCGCATCACCTACACCAGCGGCGTCGGCCCGCTGGGCTCGGACCGCGGCACCTCCGGTTCGACCGCGATCGTCGCCGCCGCGTCACAGCAGCCCTTCCCGGCCACCGGTGACGTCTCCGTGGTGCCATGGCCGCGCAACGAGCGCGGGGCCCTGTCGGGCCTGAAGACGACGTCGTACGGCGACAACGCCAAGGCCCTCGAGTACGCCCATTCGCGCGGCGGCGCCGAGGCCATCTTCGGCAACCTGGCCGGCAACCTGTGCGAGGGCACCGGCTCGAACGTCTTCCTCGTCCGCGGCGGCCGGCTGATCACTCCGCCGCTGTCCTCGGGCTGCCTGGCCGGCATCACGCGTGCGCTGGTGCTGGAGTGGGTGGGCGGGGAGGAGGTGGACGTGCCGCTTCCGGCGTTCGCCGAGGCGGATGAGGCGTTCCTGACCTCGACGACCCGAGACGTACAGCCGATCCGGGCGGTGGACGGCGCCGTCTTCCCGGCCGCCCCGGGCCCTGTCACGCGCAAGGCCATCGAGGTCTTCGCCTCACGGGGAGCGGCCGACCTCGACCCGTGA
- a CDS encoding SsgA family sporulation/cell division regulator → MNSSSTVSAEVGLRLVVPDRTTVPLLATLEYAADDPYAIRVAFHVGDDDPVEWIFARELLTVGVVRRVGDGDVQVWPADDVAERALNLSLSSPFGTAHFEAPLTPLTDFLNRTYEIVAAGRESDFIDIEAELDDLLWHS, encoded by the coding sequence ATGAACAGCAGCAGCACCGTCTCGGCCGAGGTCGGCCTTCGGCTCGTCGTTCCCGACCGTACGACGGTCCCGCTGCTCGCAACGCTGGAGTACGCCGCCGACGATCCCTATGCCATCCGTGTCGCCTTCCACGTCGGCGACGACGATCCGGTGGAGTGGATCTTTGCTCGCGAGCTGCTGACCGTCGGTGTCGTGCGCCGGGTCGGGGACGGGGACGTTCAGGTGTGGCCCGCGGACGATGTCGCGGAGCGCGCGCTCAACCTGTCTCTTTCGTCACCCTTTGGTACCGCGCACTTCGAGGCTCCGCTCACGCCCCTGACCGACTTCCTCAACCGTACGTACGAGATCGTGGCCGCAGGCCGGGAATCGGACTTCATAGACATCGAGGCGGAACTCGACGACCTGCTCTGGCACTCCTGA
- a CDS encoding TIGR02611 family protein, with product MSEHLTRWRERVRRNTLLNNAWRIAVFTVGMAVLLAGVAMLVLPGPGWAAIFVGFAILATEFAWAKAALVWAKDKANKAKDKALNPETRRRNTILAVAAGLVIAAGVIVYLAVFGLNLPF from the coding sequence GTGTCTGAGCACTTGACGAGGTGGCGCGAGCGCGTCCGACGGAACACATTGTTGAACAATGCATGGCGTATCGCGGTGTTCACGGTGGGTATGGCCGTACTGCTCGCAGGCGTCGCGATGCTTGTACTGCCAGGCCCCGGCTGGGCCGCGATCTTCGTCGGCTTCGCCATCTTGGCCACGGAGTTCGCCTGGGCGAAGGCGGCGCTGGTCTGGGCGAAGGACAAGGCGAACAAGGCCAAGGACAAGGCCCTGAACCCTGAGACCCGCCGCCGCAACACGATCCTGGCCGTGGCCGCGGGCCTGGTGATCGCGGCAGGGGTGATCGTGTACCTCGCGGTGTTCGGCCTGAACCTGCCGTTCTGA
- a CDS encoding IS5 family transposase gives MPDSLWERVEPLLPKVERRSRYPGRKRLDDRKVLCGILFVLHTGIRWKFLPQEVGFGSGMTCWRRLRDWHEAGVWDRLHQELLAELHAAGHLDWSRAVIDGSHVRALKGGPKPGRARTTGRERARSIMS, from the coding sequence GTGCCCGACAGCTTGTGGGAGCGGGTCGAGCCGCTGTTGCCCAAGGTCGAGCGGCGGAGCCGGTATCCGGGGCGTAAGCGGCTGGATGATCGTAAGGTGCTGTGCGGGATCTTGTTCGTGCTGCATACCGGGATCCGGTGGAAGTTCTTGCCCCAGGAGGTGGGGTTCGGCTCTGGTATGACGTGCTGGCGCAGGTTGCGGGACTGGCACGAGGCCGGGGTGTGGGATCGGCTGCACCAGGAGTTGCTGGCCGAGTTGCACGCGGCCGGCCATCTGGACTGGTCGCGGGCGGTGATCGACGGTTCGCACGTACGGGCGCTCAAGGGCGGCCCAAAACCGGGCCGAGCCCGGACGACAGGGCGCGAACGGGCTCGAAGCATCATGTCCTGA
- a CDS encoding pyridoxal-dependent decarboxylase, whose protein sequence is MVDSWSTDGHKLLNAYDCGIAICRNAAAHRTAMSTHAAYLEQGTGARDPMDWGPEFSRRTRGVGVYATLRSLGRDGVAELVERTVRLARRLADALAASGRAEIVSCASRCRTGPATRTTSTSLSEETLRSLWERLDELEHALASLTYELSPGVIQGDPQHGNALFDGDRTVLCDWDNITIGQRSGIW, encoded by the coding sequence CTGGTCGACTCCTGGTCGACCGACGGGCACAAGCTCCTCAACGCCTACGACTGCGGCATCGCGATCTGCCGCAACGCGGCCGCTCATCGCACCGCGATGAGCACGCACGCCGCCTACCTCGAACAGGGGACGGGCGCCCGTGACCCGATGGACTGGGGCCCGGAGTTCTCCCGCCGCACCCGCGGAGTGGGGGTCTACGCGACGCTGCGGTCGCTGGGACGTGACGGTGTCGCCGAGCTGGTCGAGCGGACCGTACGGCTCGCCCGTCGTCTCGCCGACGCGCTCGCGGCGAGTGGCCGGGCGGAGATCGTCTCATGCGCATCTCGGTGTCGGACTGGGCCAGCGACGAGGACGACATCGACATCGTTGTCCGAGGAGACCCTGCGCTCCCTGTGGGAACGCCTCGACGAACTCGAGCACGCCCTCGCCTCCCTCACCTATGAGCTGTCGCCCGGCGTCATCCAAGGAGACCCGCAGCACGGAAATGCGTTGTTCGACGGCGACCGGACAGTTCTTTGTGACTGGGACAACATCACGATCGGCCAACGGAGTGGGATCTGGTGA
- a CDS encoding pyridoxal-dependent decarboxylase: MLRALRFLGFGERAVVTVACDDQDNVRLDVLEQALGAINGPTIVVVECGNVNTGAFDDFAAGADLIDAHRAAGSPAWVHVDGAVMLLAAASPAMAGQVAGLDRLDSWSTPGRPTGTSSSTPTTAASRSAATRPLIAPR; this comes from the coding sequence GTGCTGCGCGCGCTGCGGTTCCTCGGCTTCGGCGAGCGGGCGGTCGTCACTGTCGCGTGCGACGACCAGGACAACGTGCGGCTCGACGTGCTCGAGCAGGCGCTCGGCGCGATCAACGGCCCGACGATTGTGGTGGTGGAGTGCGGCAACGTCAACACCGGCGCCTTCGACGACTTTGCCGCGGGGGCCGACCTGATCGACGCGCATCGGGCGGCCGGCAGTCCGGCCTGGGTCCACGTCGACGGGGCGGTGATGCTCCTGGCCGCCGCCTCTCCGGCCATGGCCGGTCAGGTGGCCGGGCTCGACCGGCTCGACTCCTGGTCGACTCCTGGTCGACCGACGGGCACAAGCTCCTCAACGCCTACGACTGCGGCATCGCGATCTGCCGCAACGCGGCCGCTCATCGCACCGCGATGA
- a CDS encoding endonuclease/exonuclease/phosphatase family protein, translating into MALSRHDQGRFCSFRRKRRSTRLATVIGSVVALLLSSAGAHAVADGRSSLAAQAVGQQFYALDWNIAGATTHDGNPNQPNNYGSLAVVDRLASFASAWRPSVISVNEACDSQIDYLRERLADAGIQVQAWKFNQTQLSPACVLSGGSYAGNALLSMVPASDPADIYFDEDTGHIVSGRTSRGGACMTLHLTQNVRTCSFHLAQSHPAAVIEAQQFVATYGSDIAAHPYLLLGDFNATPNELLGTMYDPSAGGSGPFYEADMDSPNHGIPTEAGGKLDYAFVSSGHFARNALGTAIVDPGICRVENAFEPPWWVLYPHPCSDHKAIVASVTLGGSGLGNAGSR; encoded by the coding sequence ATGGCATTGAGCCGTCATGACCAGGGGAGATTCTGTTCGTTCAGGCGGAAGCGGCGGTCGACGCGTCTCGCGACGGTCATCGGCTCGGTCGTGGCATTACTGCTGTCCAGTGCCGGTGCGCACGCGGTCGCGGACGGGCGCTCGTCGCTCGCGGCCCAGGCCGTGGGGCAACAGTTCTACGCCCTGGACTGGAACATCGCGGGTGCGACGACGCACGACGGCAATCCGAACCAGCCGAACAATTATGGCTCGCTCGCCGTCGTCGACCGGCTCGCGAGCTTCGCGTCGGCCTGGCGGCCATCGGTCATCTCGGTGAATGAGGCGTGCGACAGCCAGATCGACTATCTGCGGGAAAGGCTCGCGGACGCCGGCATCCAGGTGCAGGCCTGGAAGTTCAACCAGACCCAGCTCTCACCGGCATGTGTGCTCAGCGGTGGATCGTACGCGGGGAACGCCCTGCTCAGCATGGTGCCGGCAAGTGACCCGGCCGACATCTACTTCGATGAGGACACCGGCCACATCGTCAGCGGCCGTACCAGCCGCGGCGGTGCGTGCATGACGCTCCACCTCACTCAGAACGTCCGGACCTGTTCTTTCCACCTGGCGCAGAGCCATCCCGCCGCGGTCATCGAGGCGCAGCAGTTCGTCGCGACCTACGGCAGTGACATCGCCGCCCATCCGTACCTGCTTCTCGGCGATTTCAACGCCACTCCGAACGAGCTGCTCGGGACCATGTACGACCCGAGCGCCGGCGGTTCCGGGCCGTTCTACGAGGCCGACATGGATTCGCCGAACCATGGCATTCCCACCGAGGCCGGAGGAAAGCTCGATTATGCCTTCGTGAGCAGTGGCCACTTCGCACGGAACGCGCTCGGAACGGCGATCGTGGATCCGGGCATCTGCCGGGTCGAGAACGCCTTCGAACCCCCCTGGTGGGTCCTCTATCCCCATCCCTGCTCGGACCACAAGGCCATTGTCGCGAGCGTGACTCTCGGCGGGAGCGGTCTGGGTAACGCCGGCAGCAGATGA
- a CDS encoding DUF1304 domain-containing protein has translation MAVIAGVLVGVVAALHVCFLVLEMFLWQRPRGRSAFGLDEESARITAPLAANQGLYNGFLAAGLVWGLIATGSTGFQAKVFFLCCVIVAGVYGTATASRKILYVQAVPGALALAAVLIAG, from the coding sequence GTGGCGGTCATCGCGGGTGTTCTGGTCGGCGTGGTGGCGGCGCTGCACGTCTGCTTCCTGGTCTTGGAGATGTTCCTTTGGCAGCGCCCGCGCGGTCGCTCCGCGTTCGGCCTGGACGAGGAGTCGGCACGGATCACCGCCCCGCTGGCCGCCAACCAGGGGCTCTACAACGGCTTCCTCGCCGCCGGTCTGGTCTGGGGCCTCATCGCCACCGGCTCGACAGGATTCCAGGCCAAGGTCTTCTTCCTGTGCTGCGTCATCGTGGCAGGGGTGTACGGGACCGCGACCGCCTCCCGCAAAATCCTCTACGTCCAGGCCGTCCCCGGCGCGCTGGCACTGGCTGCGGTACTGATCGCCGGATGA
- a CDS encoding LLM class F420-dependent oxidoreductase codes for MKVGVTTFITDEGIRPVPLARALEERGFDSLFLHEHSHVPVKRETPFLMGGELPRVYYRTLDPFVALTAAATETDDLLLGTGIALLAQRDVIHTAKEVASLDLLSSGRVIFGVGTGWNHEEMRNHGTDPRTRGTLLNERLAAIKEIWARDEAEFHGEYVDFDPIFSWPKPVQQPHPPLYIGGDGKAALTRVAAHGDGWMPHSVDDPAQARPQLNRLTEVAGKVPVIVASVPPRSELITAYADAGADRLALSLPTEPEAETLRLLDTFATLTDDYR; via the coding sequence ATGAAGGTTGGTGTCACGACGTTCATCACGGACGAGGGCATCCGGCCTGTGCCGCTCGCCAGGGCGTTGGAGGAGCGCGGTTTCGACTCGCTCTTCCTGCACGAGCACAGCCACGTCCCGGTGAAGCGAGAGACGCCGTTCCTCATGGGCGGCGAACTGCCCAGGGTGTACTACCGCACGCTCGACCCGTTCGTCGCGCTGACGGCGGCCGCGACGGAGACCGACGACCTGCTGCTGGGAACCGGGATAGCCCTGCTGGCCCAGCGCGACGTGATCCACACCGCCAAGGAGGTCGCCAGCCTGGACCTGCTGTCCAGCGGCCGAGTGATCTTCGGCGTGGGCACGGGCTGGAACCATGAGGAGATGCGCAATCACGGCACGGATCCCCGCACACGGGGGACGCTGCTGAACGAACGGCTGGCCGCGATCAAGGAAATCTGGGCCAGGGACGAGGCCGAGTTCCACGGCGAGTACGTCGACTTCGACCCGATCTTCTCCTGGCCCAAGCCGGTACAGCAGCCACATCCGCCCCTCTACATCGGCGGTGACGGCAAGGCGGCGCTGACCAGGGTGGCCGCACACGGTGATGGTTGGATGCCGCACTCGGTCGACGACCCGGCCCAGGCGCGGCCCCAGCTGAACCGGCTGACCGAGGTAGCCGGGAAGGTGCCGGTCATCGTGGCGTCCGTGCCACCCCGCTCCGAACTCATCACCGCCTACGCGGACGCGGGAGCCGACCGCCTGGCACTTTCGCTGCCGACCGAACCGGAGGCCGAGACTCTACGCCTGCTGGACACGTTCGCCACGCTCACCGACGACTACCGGTAG
- a CDS encoding cysteine hydrolase family protein, translating into MSSVIYEPETTGLVLIDTVNDIFSEGGKGYPLFKDEFARIGVLENLGRLLAGARERRMPVFFCPMSYTEEDFTTWRHLSGIHQEMYEKRMFEAGSWGADFHPRLGPRPGEITIVPHKNIDVMANTDLDVQLRQHGVEYVAVGGMIGTLCVESTVRSAMERGYHVTTFTDATAAIGGEDAYEAMVRRYRLISHATLDVEEFLAASGRSVRPG; encoded by the coding sequence ATGTCGAGCGTGATTTATGAACCGGAAACCACGGGCCTGGTCCTGATCGACACCGTGAACGATATCTTCTCCGAGGGCGGAAAAGGATACCCACTCTTCAAGGACGAGTTCGCGCGGATCGGCGTTCTGGAGAATCTCGGACGCCTGCTCGCGGGGGCACGCGAACGACGGATGCCGGTCTTTTTCTGCCCGATGTCCTACACCGAAGAGGACTTCACGACCTGGAGGCATCTATCCGGCATCCATCAGGAGATGTACGAGAAGCGCATGTTCGAGGCCGGCAGCTGGGGCGCTGATTTCCACCCCCGGCTGGGCCCGCGCCCCGGCGAGATCACGATCGTCCCGCACAAGAACATCGACGTGATGGCGAACACCGACCTCGACGTCCAGCTACGTCAGCACGGCGTCGAGTACGTCGCGGTCGGCGGGATGATCGGCACCCTGTGCGTGGAGTCGACGGTGCGCAGTGCGATGGAGCGCGGCTACCACGTGACGACGTTCACGGACGCCACGGCCGCGATCGGTGGCGAGGACGCCTACGAGGCGATGGTGCGGCGCTACCGGCTGATCTCCCATGCCACACTCGACGTCGAGGAGTTCCTCGCCGCGAGCGGCAGGAGCGTCCGGCCGGGCTGA
- a CDS encoding aldose epimerase family protein, translating into MLIRSMKARLIGLAAMAGLMTSLSTPAVEAAPRPDITKDLFGTLADGTQVWRYTLTSGVLRARIITYGGIVQQLDAPDRHGHQADVVLGFPDLAGYVDKNNPGPYFGALIGRYGNRIAKGTFTLDGKTYHLPINNDPNSLHGGTKGFDTKVWTATPAKTGDGVSLRLDYTSPDGEMGYPGTLKTSVTYSLSARTLRVDYRATTDKPTVVNLTNHSYWNLAGEGTGGIYGDRLQLNASHYTPVDSTLIPTGQIAPVAGTPMDFRRPTPVGARIRDNFQQLAFGQGYDHNWVLDGSGFRLAARVTDPDSGRVLSISTDQPGIQFYSGNFLDGTLYGTSGHQYRQGDGLALETQHFPDSPNQPNFPSTVLRPGQTYQTATTFTFSAH; encoded by the coding sequence ATGCTCATCCGCTCAATGAAGGCCCGGCTCATCGGCTTAGCCGCCATGGCCGGGTTGATGACCTCGCTCTCGACGCCCGCCGTCGAGGCGGCGCCCAGACCGGACATCACCAAGGACCTGTTCGGCACACTCGCCGACGGCACCCAGGTCTGGCGCTACACCCTGACCAGCGGTGTGCTCCGCGCCCGGATCATCACGTACGGCGGGATCGTGCAGCAGCTCGACGCGCCGGACCGGCATGGTCACCAGGCCGACGTCGTCCTCGGGTTCCCCGATCTGGCCGGCTACGTCGACAAGAACAACCCCGGCCCGTACTTCGGCGCGCTGATCGGCCGGTACGGCAACCGGATCGCCAAGGGCACGTTCACGCTCGACGGCAAGACGTACCACCTTCCGATCAACAACGACCCGAACAGCCTGCACGGCGGCACGAAGGGCTTCGACACCAAGGTCTGGACCGCCACGCCCGCCAAGACCGGCGACGGAGTCTCGCTGCGGCTCGACTACACGAGCCCGGACGGCGAGATGGGCTACCCCGGCACTCTCAAGACGTCCGTGACGTACTCGCTGAGCGCGCGTACGCTGCGCGTCGACTACCGGGCCACCACCGACAAGCCCACGGTCGTCAACCTCACCAACCACTCCTACTGGAACCTGGCCGGCGAGGGCACGGGCGGCATCTACGGAGACCGGCTGCAGCTCAACGCGAGCCACTACACACCGGTGGACTCCACCCTCATCCCGACCGGGCAGATCGCACCGGTCGCCGGCACGCCGATGGACTTCCGGCGACCGACGCCGGTCGGCGCGCGGATCCGCGACAACTTCCAGCAGCTCGCGTTCGGCCAGGGCTATGACCACAACTGGGTGCTGGACGGCTCGGGCTTCCGCCTGGCCGCACGCGTCACCGATCCGGACAGCGGCCGGGTGCTGAGCATCTCCACCGACCAGCCGGGCATCCAGTTCTACTCGGGGAACTTCCTCGACGGCACGCTGTACGGCACCAGCGGCCACCAGTACCGGCAGGGCGACGGACTCGCGCTGGAGACCCAGCACTTCCCCGACTCACCCAACCAGCCCAACTTCCCGTCCACCGTGCTCCGGCCCGGTCAGACCTACCAGACGGCCACGACCTTCACCTTCTCGGCCCACTGA